A window of Sphingorhabdus lacus contains these coding sequences:
- a CDS encoding YoaK family protein, which yields MTRLDRNARLLAIGFAAMAGMVDAIGFLSSGGFFLSFMSGNSTRLSVGVAAGAPYVAMVALLLISFVLGVMGGSLVGRKGKISATQRQSLILTVMSALLFLAPLFADHDMLLLGLCLAAFCMGAENTLFERDGSVSFGLTYMTGALVKIGQGLATLLSGGERLVWVPYLILWLGLVSGAAVGAGLFGIFGFASLWLPSALAACFAVLLLFAERAAKS from the coding sequence GTGACCAGACTCGACCGAAACGCTCGCTTATTGGCGATCGGATTTGCAGCGATGGCTGGAATGGTTGATGCTATAGGCTTTCTATCCAGCGGCGGTTTTTTCCTTTCGTTTATGAGCGGTAATTCAACGCGATTAAGCGTCGGTGTTGCCGCGGGCGCACCATATGTTGCGATGGTCGCGTTGCTATTGATCAGCTTTGTTCTCGGCGTAATGGGCGGGTCGTTGGTCGGACGAAAAGGTAAGATTTCTGCCACTCAGCGTCAGTCGCTTATTTTGACTGTCATGTCGGCCTTGCTATTTCTTGCGCCGTTATTTGCGGACCACGATATGTTGCTGTTGGGCTTGTGCTTGGCTGCTTTTTGCATGGGCGCGGAGAATACATTGTTTGAACGGGACGGTTCGGTGTCGTTCGGATTGACCTATATGACCGGCGCGTTGGTGAAGATCGGCCAAGGTCTCGCTACGCTGTTGAGTGGTGGGGAGCGGCTGGTGTGGGTGCCCTACCTCATATTATGGCTGGGCTTGGTGAGCGGTGCGGCTGTGGGAGCCGGTTTGTTCGGCATATTCGGATTCGCAAGTCTGTGGTTGCCGTCTGCGCTGGCAGCGTGTTTTGCAGTGTTGCTGCTGTTTGCAGAACGTGCCGCGAAGTCTTAG
- a CDS encoding DUF952 domain-containing protein → MPETAFKIFTADQWAQFQADGVFHGAPVDLADGYIHLSAADQLQGTLDKHFAGQTGLVIAEVDLSVLGDLVKWEESRGGALFPHIYGALPASAIIGAPAFTS, encoded by the coding sequence ATGCCCGAAACCGCCTTCAAGATTTTTACTGCAGACCAATGGGCGCAGTTTCAGGCCGATGGTGTTTTCCATGGCGCGCCCGTCGATCTTGCCGACGGCTATATCCATCTGTCTGCCGCTGACCAACTGCAGGGCACGCTCGACAAGCATTTTGCCGGCCAGACTGGCCTTGTGATTGCCGAAGTCGACCTTTCGGTTCTGGGCGATCTGGTGAAGTGGGAGGAGTCGCGCGGCGGTGCGTTGTTCCCGCATATATACGGTGCTCTGCCCGCCAGCGCGATAATAGGCGCACCGGCATTTACCTCCTGA
- a CDS encoding DUF2141 domain-containing protein — protein MMNKYVALFAVSALALGAGTAVAGQEISNDMSRCAAGKGPAILVSVRGIKESAGKVRVQSYPATGNAWLAKGRWLHRLESRASAGTMSFCVPVPAEGRYGIAVRHDRNGNGKTDISSDGGGFSNNPSINILNLGKPSVSKVAFQAGPGVTQITINLKYM, from the coding sequence ATGATGAATAAGTATGTTGCCCTTTTTGCGGTTTCAGCCCTCGCCCTCGGGGCGGGGACGGCTGTTGCCGGACAGGAAATCAGTAACGATATGTCGCGTTGTGCGGCGGGCAAGGGTCCTGCGATTCTTGTCAGCGTCCGCGGTATAAAAGAATCGGCCGGCAAAGTTCGCGTCCAATCCTATCCCGCAACCGGTAATGCATGGCTCGCAAAAGGACGGTGGTTGCATCGTCTGGAAAGCCGGGCAAGCGCGGGAACAATGTCCTTCTGCGTCCCGGTTCCTGCAGAAGGACGTTATGGTATCGCCGTCCGCCACGACCGCAACGGTAATGGCAAAACGGATATCAGCAGCGATGGTGGCGGGTTCTCGAACAACCCCAGCATTAATATTCTAAACCTCGGCAAGCCGTCGGTGAGCAAAGTTGCTTTTCAGGCCGGCCCCGGAGTGACGCAAATCACCATCAACCTGAAATATATGTGA
- a CDS encoding LptF/LptG family permease → MLPLLGTLAIAASLLLLEKMLSLFDFVAAEGGPVSVVWRMLANLIPEYLSLGIPIGLLLGILLAFRRLATSSELDIFRAVGMSYFRLLRVPFLFAITLAAVNFAIVGFIQPSARYLYEELRFELRSGAFGAKVRVGEFNNVGENLTVRIEESRDNGNRLSGMFVYAESKNGQSIAVSAEKGQFLRTDDPDTILLRLEKGTLVHDAPNYKTPRVLSFTSHDVPIPLPSIENFRARGGKDREYSITELVRIGGDAQKPADERNKAWANFHFRLVEVAMMLLLPFLALALAVPPKRSTSALGVFLSIVMVVTYHKINEYAEGVGGMGIVDPFIALWLPFLLFAGLILWMYHVIAHVPGGQPIGALEVFANKVGKAIRKTFRFGRKSRLATIGMPETES, encoded by the coding sequence ATGTTGCCCCTGCTTGGCACACTCGCCATCGCTGCATCGCTCTTGCTGCTGGAGAAAATGCTGAGCCTTTTCGACTTTGTCGCGGCTGAAGGCGGACCGGTCAGCGTGGTCTGGCGCATGCTGGCAAATTTGATCCCGGAATATCTGTCGCTGGGCATCCCGATCGGGTTGTTGCTTGGCATTTTGCTGGCCTTCCGCCGCCTTGCAACCTCTTCAGAACTCGACATTTTCCGCGCAGTGGGGATGAGTTACTTCCGGCTTCTGCGGGTTCCGTTCCTTTTTGCAATTACCCTGGCGGCTGTCAATTTTGCCATCGTCGGATTTATCCAGCCCAGTGCCCGCTACCTCTATGAGGAGCTGCGTTTCGAACTCCGCTCGGGCGCATTCGGCGCAAAAGTAAGAGTGGGCGAGTTTAACAATGTTGGCGAAAATTTGACCGTTAGGATCGAAGAAAGCCGCGACAATGGCAACCGTCTGTCGGGCATGTTTGTATATGCGGAGAGCAAGAACGGGCAATCCATCGCTGTGTCCGCCGAAAAAGGACAGTTTCTGCGCACCGATGACCCGGACACGATTTTATTGCGGCTGGAAAAAGGCACGCTGGTGCACGATGCGCCAAACTACAAAACACCGCGCGTCTTGAGCTTTACAAGCCACGACGTGCCGATTCCGTTACCAAGCATCGAGAATTTCCGCGCCCGTGGCGGCAAAGACCGGGAGTACAGCATCACCGAACTGGTCCGCATTGGGGGCGACGCCCAAAAGCCGGCAGACGAGCGGAACAAGGCATGGGCCAACTTCCACTTCCGGCTGGTCGAAGTCGCGATGATGCTCTTGCTGCCGTTTCTCGCTCTTGCCCTTGCGGTGCCGCCAAAGCGCTCGACTTCGGCGTTGGGCGTATTCCTATCGATCGTCATGGTGGTCACCTACCACAAGATAAACGAATATGCCGAAGGTGTGGGCGGCATGGGCATTGTCGATCCGTTCATCGCCCTATGGTTGCCATTCCTGCTCTTTGCGGGTCTGATCCTGTGGATGTACCATGTCATTGCCCATGTGCCCGGCGGCCAGCCGATTGGCGCGCTCGAAGTGTTTGCCAACAAGGTGGGCAAGGCGATCCGCAAGACATTCCGCTTCGGACGGAAATCGCGCCTTGCCACCATCGGCATGCCGGAAACGGAGTCCTAG
- a CDS encoding N-acetyltransferase, with product MSEITIRPVLTKADRKAFVDLPFRLYAHNPNWVPPLKDEVHGLITPGKNPWFEHGEAEFFLAERGGQIVGRISAHIDHLALKQPPEQGMGPGCGNWGMFEAEDAAVAAALIARAEDALRAKGMTRSMGPISLAMWDEPGLLVEGFDHPPVVMMGFNSSAYAPWVEAAGYAGVQDLLTYDLPIDKGLPELSDRIVAMGERSDKIRIRRVDKSRFDEEAALLLSILNDAWSDNWGFVPFTDAEIAYAGKKLKPIVYEDLIRVAEVDGEPVAFMMTIPDLNEKLKDFGGSLFPFNWAKLLWWLRKPQVTTMRVPLMGVVKKLQSTRMASQLALMLVEYIRRDSVSKFGAVRGDFGWVLASNGPMKSVGEAVGGTVNKVYRIYEKTL from the coding sequence ATGAGCGAAATTACGATCAGACCCGTTTTGACCAAGGCCGACCGCAAGGCTTTTGTCGACCTGCCATTCCGCCTCTACGCCCATAATCCGAATTGGGTGCCACCATTGAAGGACGAAGTGCACGGTTTGATCACGCCTGGCAAAAACCCATGGTTTGAGCATGGTGAAGCGGAGTTTTTCCTTGCGGAAAGGGGCGGACAAATCGTCGGCCGTATTTCCGCCCATATTGATCATCTCGCGCTGAAGCAGCCACCGGAACAGGGCATGGGCCCCGGATGTGGAAACTGGGGTATGTTCGAAGCGGAAGATGCTGCGGTCGCGGCTGCCCTGATTGCGCGCGCGGAAGACGCATTGCGTGCAAAGGGTATGACCCGTTCGATGGGGCCTATCAGCCTTGCCATGTGGGACGAACCCGGTTTGCTGGTTGAAGGGTTCGATCATCCGCCGGTCGTCATGATGGGGTTCAACAGTTCTGCCTATGCACCATGGGTCGAAGCAGCGGGCTATGCAGGCGTGCAGGATTTGCTGACCTATGACTTGCCAATCGACAAGGGGTTGCCGGAGCTCAGCGACCGTATCGTGGCGATGGGTGAGCGGTCGGACAAAATCCGTATCCGCCGCGTCGACAAAAGCCGGTTTGATGAAGAAGCCGCACTGTTGTTGAGCATCTTGAACGATGCATGGAGCGACAATTGGGGCTTTGTGCCGTTCACCGATGCTGAAATTGCCTATGCGGGCAAAAAGCTGAAGCCGATCGTATATGAAGACCTTATTCGGGTTGCCGAAGTGGACGGGGAACCCGTTGCCTTCATGATGACCATTCCGGACCTCAATGAAAAGCTGAAGGATTTCGGAGGAAGCCTGTTTCCATTCAACTGGGCGAAGCTGCTTTGGTGGCTGCGCAAACCGCAAGTCACGACCATGCGCGTGCCCTTGATGGGCGTCGTCAAAAAGCTCCAGTCTACGCGCATGGCAAGCCAGCTGGCATTGATGCTCGTAGAATATATCCGTCGCGATTCGGTTTCAAAATTCGGTGCGGTCAGGGGCGACTTCGGCTGGGTCCTCGCCAGCAATGGTCCCATGAAATCGGTCGGTGAAGCTGTGGGCGGCACCGTGAATAAAGTGTACCGGATCTACGAAAAGACGCTTTAA
- the lptG gene encoding LPS export ABC transporter permease LptG: MHFFPSRNITIYMAKLFFMRSFAVLAMLVLILMTLDLLGESGKILSVPGNDQGDVLRYVSMRAPQIIARFLPFSVLLGTLIAFATLSQNSEVIAMKAAGLSAHQILAPMFVASLAVAGLSFTFNDLVVAPNTARLKVWQAEDYGPVPVDTGVKTNVWVREGQDLIQASTVTGAGAATRLGNVSLYLRANGSLRQVIKASDARYTGNAWVLVNSTSFDVATTEEKKFPTLTVGQNITPDRFNYIKVDGDSLGFFPLMGAIQDLKAAGRRTDNLEGILWHKLSGPLSTLLMPLLGAVAAFGLARSGALFLRAVIGMALGFAYFVADNFALAMGNLGAYPPWIAAWGPFLLFLLIGETVLVRTEE, translated from the coding sequence ATGCATTTTTTCCCATCGCGCAACATCACCATCTATATGGCGAAGCTGTTCTTCATGCGCAGCTTTGCGGTGCTGGCCATGCTTGTACTGATCCTGATGACGCTCGATCTTTTGGGAGAAAGCGGCAAGATTTTGTCCGTTCCCGGCAACGACCAGGGTGACGTCTTGCGTTATGTCAGCATGCGCGCACCGCAGATAATCGCGCGCTTTCTGCCATTCTCGGTTCTGTTGGGAACCTTGATCGCCTTTGCAACGCTCAGCCAGAATAGCGAAGTGATTGCCATGAAGGCGGCAGGTCTGTCGGCGCACCAGATTCTGGCGCCGATGTTTGTCGCCAGCCTCGCTGTGGCTGGTCTCTCATTTACCTTTAACGATCTGGTCGTCGCGCCGAACACTGCACGTTTAAAGGTGTGGCAGGCGGAAGATTATGGTCCGGTTCCGGTCGACACCGGGGTCAAGACAAATGTCTGGGTCAGGGAAGGTCAGGACCTGATTCAGGCTAGTACCGTAACCGGCGCAGGGGCAGCCACCCGCCTCGGTAATGTCAGCCTCTATCTTCGGGCCAACGGCAGTTTGCGCCAGGTCATCAAGGCAAGCGACGCGCGTTACACAGGAAATGCATGGGTACTCGTCAACTCAACGTCCTTTGACGTCGCAACGACCGAAGAGAAGAAATTTCCCACTTTGACCGTTGGCCAGAATATCACCCCGGACCGGTTCAACTATATCAAGGTGGATGGCGACAGTCTGGGCTTTTTCCCGCTGATGGGGGCGATTCAGGATCTGAAGGCGGCGGGTCGCCGGACGGACAATCTGGAAGGTATCCTCTGGCATAAATTATCAGGACCGCTTTCGACCCTGTTGATGCCCCTTCTCGGTGCGGTTGCGGCCTTCGGTCTCGCGCGTTCAGGGGCGCTGTTCCTCAGGGCTGTCATCGGCATGGCGCTTGGCTTTGCCTATTTCGTTGCTGATAACTTCGCGCTTGCGATGGGAAATCTGGGGGCATACCCGCCGTGGATTGCGGCATGGGGCCCGTTTCTACTTTTCCTACTGATTGGCGAAACGGTTCTTGTGCGGACCGAAGAATGA
- a CDS encoding NRDE family protein has protein sequence MCVVAVGLNIHPEWPLLVAGNRDEFHARASDPLHIWRDAMGIIAGRDLVSGGTWMGVSQAGRFAVVTNIRDPDGPDPSKKSRGALVADWLADGARPKELDGFNPFNLIIGDMAQAEYFANRPAPVRRVLKTGIQLFSNAPDGEPWPRKDRLELAFATWLTNGAGHPEQIFDLLADETDDVPAMERIFIRNPVYGTRCSTVIAVNTQGAGFISERRFDAQGAAAGETRLAFDWPIGM, from the coding sequence ATGTGTGTCGTAGCCGTTGGACTGAACATCCATCCCGAATGGCCGTTGTTGGTGGCCGGCAACAGGGATGAATTTCATGCGCGCGCCTCCGACCCTTTGCATATTTGGCGTGATGCGATGGGTATTATCGCCGGACGGGATCTGGTGTCAGGCGGCACATGGATGGGCGTGTCGCAGGCGGGCCGGTTTGCGGTCGTTACAAATATCCGTGATCCCGACGGTCCCGACCCTTCCAAAAAATCGCGCGGTGCGCTGGTTGCTGATTGGCTGGCGGATGGAGCGCGGCCAAAGGAACTGGATGGCTTCAATCCCTTCAACCTCATCATCGGCGATATGGCGCAGGCAGAATATTTCGCCAATCGGCCGGCACCTGTGCGGCGTGTATTGAAGACCGGGATTCAGCTCTTTTCCAACGCACCCGATGGTGAGCCATGGCCGCGAAAGGACAGGCTGGAGCTTGCGTTTGCGACTTGGCTCACAAATGGAGCGGGGCACCCCGAACAGATTTTCGATCTGTTGGCCGACGAAACGGATGATGTTCCGGCGATGGAGCGGATATTTATCCGCAACCCCGTCTATGGGACCCGATGCAGCACCGTGATTGCTGTCAACACACAGGGCGCGGGTTTCATTTCGGAGCGGCGCTTTGACGCTCAGGGTGCTGCCGCGGGTGAAACACGCCTCGCCTTTGATTGGCCAATAGGCATGTAA
- a CDS encoding diacylglycerol/lipid kinase family protein — MALVALLSNPNSTGNRSLLPMVRSYCAKNPDIFHYEVEEIGQIAKALEMIARVKPKVLVVNGGDGTVQSALTELYHGGHFEGSPPPVAVLPNGKTNLIALDLGAEGDPLVALERILEVAKGDLAEHIVVRELIALSDGSEGARPVLGMFLGGAGLAETILYCRNKIYPLGLPNGLSHFLAAMAVLVSTIFEMKVSFLPARAKPISVSFIRQGELQGIFSVLIVTTLDKLLLGAQAGGARKGLMKFLAVDQRPWSMLKMISASLRGKLGQRTMDGVHFQEGDTIRIDSEKSSVVLDGEVFVASRGSPIVLRSTPPVPFLKLAA; from the coding sequence TTGGCACTGGTAGCGCTCCTTTCGAACCCTAATTCAACCGGCAACAGGTCGCTGTTGCCGATGGTTCGGTCTTATTGCGCAAAAAATCCCGATATCTTCCATTATGAAGTGGAAGAAATCGGCCAGATTGCCAAAGCGCTTGAAATGATCGCGCGGGTGAAACCCAAGGTGCTTGTGGTCAATGGAGGCGATGGCACGGTCCAGTCCGCGTTGACAGAACTCTACCATGGTGGCCATTTTGAAGGATCGCCGCCACCGGTTGCGGTCCTGCCCAACGGGAAAACCAATTTGATCGCACTCGATCTGGGTGCCGAGGGCGATCCGCTTGTGGCGCTGGAACGCATCCTTGAAGTGGCGAAGGGCGATTTGGCCGAACATATCGTCGTGCGCGAACTGATTGCCCTGAGCGATGGCAGCGAAGGCGCGCGGCCTGTTTTGGGCATGTTCCTGGGTGGCGCGGGGCTGGCCGAAACCATCCTTTATTGCCGGAACAAAATCTATCCGCTTGGCCTGCCCAACGGGCTCAGCCATTTTCTGGCGGCGATGGCCGTGCTGGTGTCGACCATCTTTGAAATGAAGGTCAGCTTCCTTCCTGCAAGGGCCAAACCTATCAGCGTGTCGTTCATCCGGCAGGGGGAGTTGCAAGGCATTTTCTCGGTGCTGATCGTCACGACGCTGGATAAACTGCTGCTCGGCGCGCAGGCGGGTGGAGCGCGCAAGGGGCTGATGAAATTTCTGGCAGTGGACCAGCGGCCATGGTCGATGCTGAAGATGATTTCGGCCTCACTGCGCGGCAAATTGGGTCAGCGCACTATGGATGGCGTGCATTTTCAGGAAGGCGATACAATCCGCATCGATAGCGAGAAAAGCAGCGTCGTGCTGGATGGCGAAGTGTTTGTCGCAAGCAGAGGCAGCCCGATCGTGCTGCGTTCCACTCCGCCGGTACCCTTTTTGAAACTGGCCGCGTAA
- a CDS encoding SOS response-associated peptidase family protein, with protein MCNHYANNPDAQALLQTWREYISWSLTDTIPPRTAELEDEIWPRREAAVVRQDVTAGGAVVDLMTWGVPLSLPSKRPETTVTKHVTNVRNLASPFWRSMLVKPEQRCLVPFTRFAEPKMGQGRAEHWFTVTDRSVAAFAGIWRRVGGATTGGVSSPEGKKMFAFLTCEPNSLVAPLHPKAMPVILQEADYQTWLTAEWDEAAKLVAPFPSQLMAVD; from the coding sequence ATGTGCAATCACTACGCAAATAACCCCGACGCGCAGGCGCTTTTGCAGACGTGGCGCGAGTATATTTCGTGGAGCCTGACCGATACTATCCCGCCGCGTACTGCCGAACTGGAGGACGAGATTTGGCCCCGGCGCGAGGCCGCTGTGGTGCGGCAGGATGTGACGGCTGGTGGGGCGGTGGTTGATCTTATGACGTGGGGTGTGCCGCTTTCGCTGCCGAGCAAGCGGCCAGAGACGACAGTGACAAAGCATGTCACAAATGTCCGCAATCTCGCCAGTCCCTTCTGGCGCTCGATGCTGGTAAAGCCGGAACAGCGCTGCCTTGTGCCCTTCACCCGCTTTGCCGAGCCGAAAATGGGACAGGGGCGTGCGGAGCATTGGTTCACGGTCACCGACCGCTCGGTTGCGGCCTTTGCCGGGATTTGGCGTAGGGTTGGTGGGGCGACGACGGGAGGGGTGTCGTCGCCCGAGGGGAAAAAGATGTTCGCCTTCCTGACCTGCGAGCCCAACTCGCTGGTCGCACCGCTGCATCCCAAAGCGATGCCGGTGATCCTGCAGGAGGCCGACTACCAGACCTGGCTGACTGCGGAGTGGGACGAGGCCGCAAAGCTGGTCGCGCCGTTTCCCAGCCAGTTAATGGCGGTCGACTGA